Proteins encoded within one genomic window of Camelina sativa cultivar DH55 chromosome 19, Cs, whole genome shotgun sequence:
- the LOC109130753 gene encoding uncharacterized protein LOC109130753 codes for MEETKERMESEDKKRDVTSEAGKAQDNKTVRAIIRESIVEGRGASDDDNVKDGGNGTGKPDDILVFSRTVRKIDSSLE; via the coding sequence atgGAGGAAACGAAAGAGAGAATGGAAAGCGAAGATAAGAAGAGAGACGTCACCAGTGAGGCAGGAAAGGCTCAAGACAACAAGACGGTGAGAGCCATCATTCGCGAATCTATAGTGGAAGGCAGAGGTGCCAGCGACGATGACAATGTCAAAGACGGCGGCAATGGCACTGGCAAGCCGGATGATATTCTTGTTTTCTCAAGAACTGTACGGAAGATCGATTCGTCACTTGAATAG